A section of the Methanocella sp. genome encodes:
- a CDS encoding FAD-dependent oxidoreductase: MSGVVVIGAGIVGAGIARDLTLRGIPVTLLEREAPASGASGRCHGLLHSGARYAVTDPAAAAECARENLALKAIAPGYIEDTGGLFVAVSEGEAAYGDKLLDACKKASIPMEELSAAESPNRKAVRCMRTNDAAIDPFLLTIANLYDARINGAIVHTRTGVRSIVEGGVLLDDGRTLKADIVINAAGHACGAINKDMRLSIQPDKGTILVTERRLCDVVLNRMRPPSDGDIIVPGHTTSLIGTTSSRSTSTIPARDEYRALLREAKAMLPDNEEIRIIRAFSGVRPLLGNALDGSIEGRALSRDHHIDENNGIVTVAGGKLTTYRLIAETAANKVMRLLGERGECRTKTPLPNILRDEPDGSLLCNCERAAGRIIAMDFLNPEDLWKFNRIGFGACQGMRCAKNVPREREFLEERWKGIKPVLDDIQLKQTYLSWASQMLQRDIS, translated from the coding sequence ATGAGCGGTGTCGTGGTAATCGGCGCAGGCATCGTCGGGGCCGGCATCGCCCGGGACCTGACGCTCCGGGGGATTCCGGTAACGCTACTGGAGCGTGAGGCCCCGGCGTCCGGAGCTTCGGGCCGGTGCCATGGATTATTACATTCGGGAGCCCGCTATGCCGTAACAGACCCCGCGGCAGCCGCCGAATGCGCCCGTGAGAACCTGGCGCTTAAAGCGATCGCGCCCGGATATATCGAGGATACGGGCGGGCTGTTCGTGGCCGTGAGCGAGGGGGAAGCCGCCTATGGCGATAAGCTTCTGGATGCCTGTAAAAAGGCATCGATACCCATGGAGGAATTATCCGCCGCGGAGTCGCCAAACAGGAAAGCCGTCCGGTGTATGAGGACCAACGATGCGGCGATAGACCCGTTTTTATTGACGATAGCAAATCTCTACGACGCCCGCATTAACGGCGCTATAGTCCACACGAGAACCGGCGTGCGGTCCATCGTGGAAGGCGGCGTACTCCTGGACGACGGCCGGACACTTAAAGCCGACATTGTCATTAACGCAGCTGGCCACGCATGCGGGGCCATAAATAAGGACATGCGCCTGAGCATACAGCCGGATAAAGGAACTATACTCGTGACGGAGCGGAGGCTCTGCGACGTCGTCCTGAACCGCATGAGGCCGCCCTCGGACGGCGATATCATAGTGCCGGGCCACACGACGTCTCTCATCGGCACGACCTCTTCCCGCTCAACGAGTACAATACCAGCGCGAGACGAATATCGGGCACTCCTGCGCGAGGCAAAAGCCATGCTGCCGGATAATGAAGAAATCAGGATCATTCGGGCGTTCTCCGGCGTGCGCCCGCTCCTCGGGAACGCCCTCGACGGCAGCATAGAAGGCCGGGCCCTTTCGAGGGATCACCATATTGATGAGAATAATGGTATAGTCACTGTCGCCGGGGGAAAGCTGACGACATACCGGCTCATAGCCGAAACGGCGGCTAATAAGGTTATGCGGCTCCTCGGAGAGAGGGGAGAATGCCGCACCAAAACGCCCCTGCCGAATATATTAAGAGATGAGCCGGACGGCAGCCTGCTGTGTAACTGCGAGCGGGCGGCGGGCCGCATCATCGCGATGGATTTCCTAAATCCGGAAGACCTGTGGAAGTTCAACCGCATCGGCTTCGGAGCGTGCCAGGGCATGCGCTGCGCTAAGAACGTCCCCCGGGAGCGGGAATTCCTGGAAGAGCGGTGGAAAGGCATAAAGCCCGTGCTCGACGATATACAGCTTAAGCAGACATACCTGTCGTGGGCTTCACAAATGTTGCAGAGGGATATATCTTGA
- a CDS encoding HAD family hydrolase, whose product MERIKGLIFDLDGTIIDNDDDYIELMLHRVGHDLGYDFTLRHAKELWYAIDSESRDNVIKRWGCDPDKFWTVFNKYENIDEKLRSTYLHEDASILKGLNMPKGIVTHTSYDHTDKLLKKVGMRPYFNPIIACTEDTGYKPSPLPIIYCLVDMKLKPDEAAYVGDTLSDIMAAQNAGVRSIYINRFGRQIKAKPDYEIHSLESLLDILKN is encoded by the coding sequence ATGGAACGCATTAAGGGACTCATTTTCGACCTGGACGGCACGATCATCGACAACGACGACGATTACATCGAGCTCATGCTCCATCGCGTCGGCCACGACCTGGGCTACGATTTTACGCTACGCCACGCCAAAGAGCTCTGGTATGCCATCGACTCGGAGTCACGGGATAACGTGATCAAGCGGTGGGGCTGCGACCCGGATAAGTTCTGGACTGTATTTAATAAGTACGAGAACATCGACGAGAAGCTGCGGAGCACATACCTCCATGAGGATGCGTCCATCCTCAAGGGGCTTAACATGCCGAAGGGCATCGTGACGCATACTTCTTACGACCACACGGATAAGCTCCTGAAAAAGGTGGGCATGCGCCCATACTTCAACCCAATCATCGCCTGCACCGAGGATACGGGATACAAGCCATCGCCGCTGCCCATTATCTACTGCCTGGTCGACATGAAGCTCAAGCCCGATGAGGCAGCCTACGTGGGCGATACCCTCTCCGACATCATGGCCGCACAGAATGCCGGTGTGAGGAGCATCTATATCAACCGGTTCGGCCGGCAGATCAAGGCGAAGCCCGACTACGAGATCCATAGTTTGGAAAGTCTCCTCGATATATTGAAGAATTAA
- the thiM gene encoding hydroxyethylthiazole kinase: MVNSIYVGLLSEVREKRPLIHHITNYVTVNDCANATICIGAAPVMAHASDEVAEMVSLAGALVLNIGTLDDRQIDTMLRAGTKANSLGIPVILDPVGAGATRLRTTSAERLIQDLDIAVIKGNVAEIATLAGARGDIKGVDSIGMTGEPLAMAKAFAYESGRIVAVSGPTDIVTDGKKALLVDNGHPLMGQVSGTGCMAASLTGAFTAVTKDYLSATAAAFAAFGLAGEKAAPLSRGPASFKVALLDEIYRLTPEEMEKGARIRDA; the protein is encoded by the coding sequence ATGGTCAATTCAATATATGTAGGCCTTTTATCCGAAGTCCGGGAGAAAAGGCCGCTAATTCATCACATCACGAATTATGTCACTGTCAATGACTGTGCTAATGCCACCATATGCATCGGCGCAGCGCCGGTCATGGCCCACGCCAGCGACGAGGTCGCCGAGATGGTATCGCTGGCCGGCGCCCTGGTCCTGAACATAGGCACGCTCGATGACCGGCAGATCGACACGATGCTTCGGGCCGGCACTAAGGCCAACAGCCTGGGTATTCCAGTCATCCTGGACCCGGTGGGCGCCGGCGCGACGCGGCTCCGGACCACCAGCGCAGAGCGCCTCATACAGGACCTGGACATCGCCGTAATAAAGGGTAACGTCGCAGAGATCGCCACGCTGGCCGGCGCCCGGGGCGATATTAAGGGCGTAGACTCTATAGGCATGACTGGCGAGCCCCTCGCTATGGCAAAAGCGTTCGCCTATGAATCGGGCCGCATCGTGGCCGTAAGCGGCCCGACAGACATCGTCACGGATGGAAAAAAGGCGCTGCTCGTGGATAACGGCCACCCGCTCATGGGCCAGGTCTCGGGCACCGGCTGCATGGCCGCATCGCTCACCGGCGCGTTCACGGCCGTCACGAAGGACTATTTATCGGCTACTGCGGCGGCCTTCGCAGCGTTCGGGCTGGCCGGAGAAAAGGCGGCTCCCCTGTCACGGGGCCCGGCATCGTTTAAGGTGGCGCTGCTGGACGAGATCTATCGATTGACGCCGGAAGAGATGGAAAAAGGCGCCAGGATAAGGGACGCCTGA
- the artA gene encoding archaeosortase A, with product MKFLDIMLWVSLLIIVAGAVLPKKYAYKVAAVGWVLFGLRWGLSTPEFYLVEHNIMYTVACVLAIPVTWYLAYVMVKDERESLMVVTRAAAISIIFYFPFAYISWLGDWLIGVTTSITLAAVNALGYPATASGNIITLNGHKVEIILACTAIQSMALFVGIVGCIKAPLDRLFKAFMVSVPVIYILNIVRNTFVVSAYGNQWFQIAPDMIVQWTGELPSYASFFWAHNVLAETGSLIALVIISYVVISILPETLTYIRDIFSLIELHNIKKNLRGEKVAEVVPLQRKG from the coding sequence ATGAAATTTTTAGATATCATGCTCTGGGTCTCGCTGCTCATCATCGTGGCGGGCGCCGTGCTCCCAAAAAAGTACGCCTATAAGGTGGCCGCCGTCGGCTGGGTCCTCTTCGGCCTGCGCTGGGGCCTTTCGACGCCGGAGTTCTACCTGGTAGAGCATAATATCATGTACACCGTCGCATGCGTCCTGGCCATACCGGTGACCTGGTACCTCGCGTACGTCATGGTAAAGGACGAGCGCGAGTCGCTCATGGTGGTGACCAGGGCGGCCGCCATCAGCATTATCTTTTATTTCCCGTTTGCCTATATCAGCTGGCTCGGTGACTGGCTCATCGGCGTGACCACGTCGATCACCCTCGCAGCCGTGAACGCCCTCGGTTACCCTGCTACGGCTTCAGGCAATATCATCACGCTTAACGGCCACAAGGTCGAGATCATCCTCGCCTGCACTGCCATCCAGAGCATGGCGCTCTTCGTGGGCATCGTCGGCTGCATAAAAGCGCCTCTGGACCGGCTGTTCAAGGCGTTCATGGTGTCCGTACCGGTCATATATATATTGAACATCGTGCGGAACACCTTCGTCGTATCCGCTTATGGCAACCAGTGGTTCCAGATCGCCCCGGACATGATCGTGCAGTGGACGGGCGAGCTGCCCAGCTACGCCAGCTTCTTCTGGGCGCACAACGTCCTGGCCGAGACGGGCTCGCTCATCGCGCTCGTGATCATATCCTATGTGGTCATTTCGATACTTCCGGAGACACTGACGTATATACGTGATATTTTCAGCCTCATCGAGCTCCATAATATCAAAAAGAACCTGCGCGGTGAAAAAGTGGCCGAGGTCGTGCCTCTCCAGCGTAAAGGCTGA
- the thiE gene encoding thiamine phosphate synthase — protein MTSAYDLYVITDESLSHGLTHTEIARRAIAGGADVIQLRDKHMGGEELANYALDIRALTKKAGVLFIVNDRLDLAIASHADGVHLGQDDIPAKMARPLAPSGFIIGVSAGTLEEAQQAERDGADYIGLGPICHTDSKKDAGSMCGFELIARVKKSVNIPVIAIGGLGPGNVKEAIAAGADGIAVISAVVSQPDIAESARRLKALIQEAKCQKVYEG, from the coding sequence ATGACCTCCGCATATGACCTTTATGTGATAACGGATGAAAGCCTGTCGCACGGACTGACGCATACGGAGATCGCCAGGAGGGCCATCGCCGGGGGCGCGGACGTTATCCAGCTCCGGGATAAGCACATGGGCGGCGAGGAACTGGCAAACTATGCGCTCGACATCAGGGCTCTAACGAAGAAGGCGGGCGTGCTGTTCATCGTCAACGACCGCCTGGACCTTGCCATCGCGTCCCACGCGGACGGCGTCCACCTGGGCCAGGATGATATACCGGCAAAGATGGCCAGGCCGCTGGCTCCGTCCGGCTTTATCATAGGCGTCTCCGCGGGGACTCTCGAAGAGGCACAGCAGGCCGAGCGAGATGGTGCGGATTATATCGGGCTTGGGCCCATCTGCCATACGGACTCTAAGAAAGATGCCGGGTCAATGTGCGGTTTTGAATTGATCGCCCGGGTGAAGAAAAGCGTGAATATTCCCGTCATAGCTATCGGCGGCCTCGGCCCGGGTAACGTGAAAGAAGCCATCGCCGCGGGCGCGGACGGCATAGCCGTCATATCGGCCGTGGTCAGCCAGCCGGACATAGCGGAGTCGGCCCGGCGCCTTAAAGCGCTCATCCAGGAGGCGAAGTGCCAAAAAGTCTATGAAGGCTAA
- a CDS encoding fasciclin domain-containing protein — protein sequence MSDIKKLVLVMIILATLAGMTIPMINAQSTGKTMLENMASRPEFSSVVNLAKAAGLDGVLNGAAPYTLFAPTNNAIASLPSDRVKALMDDKPLLANLVKYHVVPGKISYADLSRMTSIKTVDGRTLPVTVKNGVVSVAGAKISPGSGIDSTNGMIYPVDSVLLPPGFALPQAQVSRSSGLPGWLPWLLGAIVLGGIALYFLTRGSKPKTYEKAYEAARARPEEHLKAEETMRQVRESLASVREPNVQDIAKNVDLPLSGDALKGLNELISKGTFANKQDFLGFLGKQYIQNNIGAAMAGGSEPGISTIMDIINTTGIAKGFTEGDIKKYLVPLLITGFMAIYRYLNKQPAVKPV from the coding sequence ATGTCAGATATTAAAAAATTAGTCCTGGTGATGATCATACTCGCTACCCTGGCGGGCATGACAATTCCCATGATCAACGCACAGTCGACGGGTAAAACGATGCTGGAGAACATGGCCTCCCGTCCAGAATTTTCCAGTGTGGTCAACCTGGCGAAGGCTGCCGGACTCGATGGCGTATTGAACGGTGCGGCGCCGTATACGCTGTTCGCGCCGACGAATAATGCCATAGCGAGCCTGCCCTCCGACCGGGTCAAAGCGCTGATGGACGATAAGCCTCTTCTGGCCAACCTGGTCAAATATCATGTCGTGCCCGGGAAAATATCCTATGCGGACCTTTCCAGGATGACCTCGATCAAGACCGTCGATGGCAGGACCTTACCGGTGACCGTGAAAAACGGAGTAGTATCGGTTGCCGGAGCGAAGATCTCGCCAGGTTCTGGTATAGATAGCACGAACGGGATGATATACCCGGTCGACAGTGTCCTGTTGCCTCCCGGGTTCGCTCTTCCGCAGGCTCAGGTAAGCCGGTCGTCGGGTCTTCCCGGCTGGCTCCCGTGGCTACTCGGCGCCATCGTTCTGGGCGGGATTGCACTATACTTCCTGACAAGGGGCAGCAAGCCGAAGACCTATGAAAAGGCGTATGAAGCGGCACGAGCCCGGCCCGAAGAGCATCTTAAGGCAGAGGAGACGATGCGACAGGTCCGCGAGTCGCTCGCGAGCGTCCGCGAGCCAAATGTTCAGGATATCGCGAAGAACGTCGATCTGCCTTTGTCAGGCGATGCCTTAAAAGGATTGAACGAGCTTATAAGCAAGGGCACATTCGCCAATAAGCAGGATTTCCTTGGCTTCCTGGGAAAACAATATATACAAAATAACATTGGCGCGGCAATGGCCGGTGGTAGCGAGCCCGGTATATCCACGATCATGGATATTATTAACACGACGGGAATCGCTAAGGGTTTCACGGAGGGCGACATAAAAAAATATCTGGTGCCGCTCCTGATCACCGGGTTCATGGCGATCTACCGGTACCTGAACAAGCAGCCTGCCGTTAAACCGGTTTGA
- a CDS encoding non-histone chromosomal MC1 family protein encodes MVAREKKNFGLLNENGEEIGTFTGAQPRDAALKVANKNITKIILREKGTKKLHFFKGERKQVPKPANSPAWLPDKIWKASVEKIGIKHLQYNELSRNPKEAFKFPAK; translated from the coding sequence ATGGTAGCAAGAGAAAAAAAGAACTTCGGCTTATTGAATGAAAACGGGGAGGAGATCGGCACATTCACGGGCGCACAGCCCAGGGATGCCGCGCTTAAGGTAGCTAACAAGAATATCACGAAGATAATCCTCCGTGAGAAGGGCACCAAGAAGCTCCACTTCTTCAAGGGTGAACGTAAGCAGGTCCCCAAGCCGGCGAACTCGCCCGCGTGGCTGCCCGATAAGATCTGGAAGGCCAGCGTCGAGAAGATCGGCATCAAGCACCTCCAGTACAACGAGCTGTCGAGGAACCCTAAGGAAGCTTTCAAGTTCCCCGCCAAGTAA
- a CDS encoding YkgJ family cysteine cluster protein, with protein sequence MASGVLTYDDFRCSLCGTCCRKQKVVLLTLYDIFRISERLGMRPGEFFKKYCTISAKFNSDGLKRFYLKADGGCPFLKDNMCSIQDVKPVVCARNPFYYMEASLAACKVFGIIEDECRINEYPYDTMVKGDNESLIDMDILVMATDEYIAKYGRFDEKTARPYYEKALEDLKDTGLRALTYTALVGQSVRREEQCRTDPYYKGATNMYIGGFYNDFKKAVKISNGTYAFEPSALGMIDSVMALVLFEKDYREIKKALGQQSGATIHARGSVFEGREYVIVSVEPANGKKVIFYYHIEPDEKASLRHEPGEILIDFKSEKGGSFFFKGKDADQWLSQATK encoded by the coding sequence ATGGCCTCCGGCGTCCTCACCTATGATGATTTTCGATGCAGCTTGTGCGGCACCTGCTGCAGGAAGCAGAAAGTCGTACTGTTAACGCTCTATGATATTTTCCGCATATCCGAACGGCTCGGCATGCGTCCCGGCGAATTTTTTAAGAAGTACTGTACCATATCGGCGAAGTTCAACAGCGATGGGCTAAAGCGCTTTTACCTGAAGGCCGACGGCGGCTGCCCGTTCCTGAAGGATAATATGTGCTCCATACAGGACGTGAAGCCGGTGGTCTGCGCACGAAATCCCTTTTACTATATGGAGGCATCGCTGGCCGCCTGCAAGGTCTTTGGCATCATCGAGGATGAGTGCCGGATCAACGAGTATCCGTACGACACGATGGTCAAGGGCGACAACGAGAGCCTCATCGACATGGACATCCTGGTGATGGCCACGGACGAGTACATCGCGAAGTACGGCCGCTTCGACGAGAAGACGGCCAGGCCATATTACGAAAAAGCCCTGGAGGACCTGAAAGACACGGGCCTGCGGGCGTTAACGTATACCGCACTCGTAGGCCAGTCCGTTCGCCGGGAGGAACAATGCCGCACGGACCCGTATTATAAGGGCGCCACGAACATGTATATCGGCGGCTTCTATAACGATTTCAAGAAAGCCGTAAAAATCTCAAATGGCACATATGCTTTCGAGCCCTCGGCGCTGGGCATGATCGACAGTGTCATGGCCCTGGTGCTCTTCGAAAAGGACTACCGGGAGATCAAGAAGGCGCTGGGACAGCAGAGCGGCGCCACTATCCACGCCCGCGGATCGGTCTTTGAGGGAAGGGAGTACGTTATCGTCTCCGTCGAGCCGGCGAACGGTAAAAAAGTCATCTTCTATTATCATATCGAGCCAGACGAGAAAGCCTCCCTTCGCCATGAGCCGGGCGAGATCCTCATCGACTTCAAGAGCGAAAAAGGCGGCAGCTTTTTCTTCAAGGGTAAAGATGCAGATCAATGGCTGTCGCAGGCGACTAAATAA
- a CDS encoding VOC family protein: MYLVYTMHATTTREKIKTGGLCHIAIDVSDVDRSLKFYTGMFDMNIIGRTEKYAHVQTAGARDSLFLFKADGPVSPGDCGLTHMHFGFRIDDKNFDKALEYIRMNNIPVHHNPSRGTGRFVYIEDPDGYVIQLEPGDCE; this comes from the coding sequence ATGTATCTGGTATATACCATGCATGCGACTACGACACGAGAAAAAATAAAGACCGGCGGGCTATGCCATATCGCCATCGATGTGTCTGACGTGGACAGGTCCCTGAAATTTTACACCGGCATGTTCGACATGAACATAATCGGCCGCACTGAGAAATACGCCCATGTACAGACGGCCGGCGCCCGCGACAGCCTATTCCTTTTCAAGGCCGACGGGCCGGTGAGTCCGGGAGACTGCGGGCTGACGCATATGCATTTCGGCTTCCGCATAGACGATAAGAACTTCGATAAAGCCCTCGAATATATCAGGATGAACAACATCCCGGTCCACCATAATCCTTCAAGGGGAACCGGCCGGTTCGTCTACATCGAGGACCCGGACGGTTACGTCATACAGCTGGAGCCCGGCGACTGCGAATAA
- a CDS encoding DUF192 domain-containing protein, with the protein MKAGWIVAIIIVAVAVLGAAYYLSMHAESNEEGTKIDLINVNGTVSTVYVDIADTQQAREKGLMYATSLDDDQGMLFIFDVESRESFWMKNTPLPLDMIFVNGGYNIVDINYNATPESEMVFTSRAPCKYVVEVNGGYCKAHGISVGDRIKIY; encoded by the coding sequence TTGAAGGCCGGATGGATCGTGGCCATCATCATCGTGGCCGTAGCCGTGCTGGGAGCGGCATATTACCTGAGCATGCACGCGGAAAGCAACGAAGAAGGCACAAAGATAGACCTAATCAACGTGAACGGCACGGTATCGACGGTCTACGTAGACATCGCCGACACGCAGCAGGCGCGCGAGAAAGGGTTGATGTACGCTACGTCGCTGGACGATGACCAGGGCATGCTATTCATCTTCGATGTCGAGAGCAGGGAGTCCTTCTGGATGAAGAATACGCCCCTGCCGCTCGATATGATCTTCGTTAATGGCGGCTATAATATCGTCGATATCAACTATAACGCAACGCCTGAAAGCGAAATGGTGTTCACATCCCGGGCGCCGTGCAAATACGTCGTCGAGGTCAACGGCGGCTACTGTAAAGCCCATGGCATAAGCGTCGGCGACCGGATAAAAATATATTAG
- the mch gene encoding methenyltetrahydromethanopterin cyclohydrolase, with the protein MANIYKDISINERAFEIVGDMIDYPEDYKVEPHTLGNDSIVIDCGVNTRGGYEAGLAFTNVCMGGLAAPTITHKKLKHELFYPFIEVYTDYPTLACLAAQKAGWRINQEGFFAMGSGPARALALKPKHTYEVIEYEDDSDFAVIALEASTLPNEKVMDYVASECGVETANTVAIVAPTNSPVGSVQIAGRVVEMAIYKLNEMGFDTRHIVSAYGSAPIPPVKKDSAVAMGTTNDASIYHGSVTLNVDGGNIKDFAAKLPSSTASSYGRPFYTVFKEAKFDFYKIDPSIFAPAEVVINDISTGDTYVAGKVNADVLMESFGFNSL; encoded by the coding sequence ATGGCTAACATTTATAAGGATATTAGCATTAACGAGCGCGCCTTCGAGATCGTCGGCGACATGATCGACTATCCCGAGGACTATAAGGTGGAGCCTCACACGTTGGGGAACGATTCCATCGTCATCGACTGCGGCGTCAACACGAGGGGCGGCTATGAGGCCGGCCTTGCTTTCACCAACGTCTGTATGGGCGGCCTGGCGGCGCCCACGATTACGCATAAGAAGCTCAAGCACGAGCTCTTTTACCCGTTCATCGAAGTCTACACCGACTACCCGACGCTGGCGTGCCTCGCGGCGCAGAAGGCCGGCTGGAGGATCAACCAGGAAGGCTTTTTCGCGATGGGCAGCGGCCCAGCCCGGGCCCTGGCACTTAAGCCGAAGCATACCTATGAGGTCATCGAGTACGAGGACGACAGCGACTTTGCAGTAATAGCTCTGGAGGCCAGCACGCTTCCGAATGAGAAGGTCATGGACTATGTCGCGAGCGAATGCGGCGTCGAAACGGCCAACACGGTCGCCATCGTGGCGCCCACCAACAGCCCAGTCGGCTCCGTCCAGATCGCCGGCCGCGTCGTCGAGATGGCGATCTATAAATTAAACGAGATGGGCTTCGATACACGGCACATCGTTAGCGCCTACGGCAGCGCCCCGATCCCGCCGGTCAAGAAGGACTCGGCGGTCGCCATGGGCACCACGAATGACGCCTCGATCTATCACGGCAGCGTCACGCTGAACGTCGATGGCGGCAACATCAAGGACTTCGCCGCAAAACTGCCCTCATCGACTGCGAGCAGTTATGGCAGGCCGTTCTATACAGTTTTCAAGGAGGCCAAGTTCGACTTCTACAAGATCGACCCGTCGATCTTTGCCCCGGCCGAGGTAGTCATTAACGACATATCCACGGGCGATACGTACGTCGCCGGCAAGGTCAACGCCGACGTTCTCATGGAGTCGTTCGGCTTTAACAGCCTATAA
- a CDS encoding CPBP family intramembrane glutamic endopeptidase: MSGYRKGTRKPKEMSIKEFNVGGYKVPPALLILSLLAVLYTLFLFGSQLEKSQDAIILSAFSVISFAVFAYLSRPGSVAGLRPFKSLIDAYLALSLLTFIIDAASFFRVLPIVGGLMRPVMMSFIFAVLSVLLIWLLLYFEGGEPEDDFIRDSGRSGLLYGAVAFILCIVLGLAVLYFAFGGSSMRLSDLGYIAWMAVIFGLLSGVGEELWFRGLLLSRMVPLAGENRANIIQALAFGVFEAFVVYAVGQQLIYLPAVFVIGSILGYYWGRLTMTEKSIVPAALYHAGFYVLIIMPMFAGIL, from the coding sequence ATGAGCGGTTACAGGAAGGGAACGCGAAAGCCGAAGGAGATGAGCATAAAAGAATTCAACGTCGGTGGGTATAAGGTGCCTCCGGCGCTGCTGATCCTATCCCTCCTGGCGGTGCTATATACGCTATTCCTGTTCGGGAGCCAGCTGGAAAAAAGCCAGGACGCCATCATCCTTTCTGCATTCTCCGTGATATCGTTCGCGGTTTTTGCCTACCTGTCCCGCCCGGGGAGCGTGGCCGGCCTCCGGCCTTTTAAAAGCCTTATAGACGCATACCTGGCGCTTTCGTTGCTCACTTTTATCATTGACGCAGCGTCCTTTTTCCGCGTTCTTCCCATCGTGGGCGGCCTCATGAGGCCGGTAATGATGAGCTTTATCTTTGCCGTTTTAAGCGTGCTGCTCATCTGGCTGCTGCTATACTTTGAAGGGGGCGAGCCCGAGGACGACTTTATCAGGGACAGCGGCCGGTCGGGCCTGCTCTACGGCGCTGTCGCCTTTATACTTTGTATCGTACTGGGCCTGGCCGTTCTGTATTTCGCCTTCGGCGGCTCCTCTATGCGCCTCAGCGACCTCGGATATATAGCGTGGATGGCCGTCATATTCGGCCTTCTCAGCGGCGTCGGCGAGGAGCTGTGGTTCAGGGGCCTGCTGCTCTCGCGGATGGTGCCTCTCGCGGGCGAGAATCGTGCCAATATCATACAGGCTCTCGCCTTTGGCGTCTTCGAGGCTTTCGTGGTCTATGCCGTCGGCCAGCAGCTTATCTATCTGCCCGCCGTCTTCGTCATCGGCTCTATACTGGGCTATTACTGGGGCCGGTTAACTATGACAGAAAAAAGTATCGTCCCGGCGGCGCTTTACCATGCCGGCTTCTACGTGCTCATCATAATGCCGATGTTTGCGGGGATACTCTAG
- the mptA gene encoding GTP cyclohydrolase MptA: MILPDVQASKSEVAINLSRVGVTNVKKLVKVARQNKRPVILISTFNMYVDLPSDRRGANLSRNFEVIDEVLEESVKSAVFDIEDLCAEVARRLLNRHEYATRSEVHMDSELIVKRKTPRTQVMSQKVAKVFARAVAERNDKIKVKKVIGAEVVGITACPCAQELMKTRAEAEMHNLGIEEAKIEMFLERVPMATHNQRGRGTITIEFMGEYKAPLDTIIEIIEKSMSTTSFELLKRPDEMEVVSNAHANPKFVEDCVRDMAKYVLASFPELPDDTVITLKQVNEESIHQHNAFAELKTTMAQLREEIKAY, encoded by the coding sequence ATGATCTTACCCGATGTGCAGGCCTCTAAATCGGAAGTGGCCATCAACCTCTCCCGCGTAGGCGTCACGAACGTGAAGAAGCTAGTCAAGGTCGCCCGGCAGAACAAGCGCCCGGTCATCCTCATATCCACTTTTAACATGTACGTGGACCTCCCCTCGGACCGGAGAGGTGCCAACCTGTCCCGGAACTTCGAGGTTATCGACGAAGTGCTTGAGGAAAGCGTCAAGTCGGCCGTCTTCGACATCGAGGACCTGTGCGCCGAAGTCGCCAGGCGTCTCCTGAACCGGCACGAGTACGCGACCCGCTCCGAAGTCCACATGGACAGCGAGCTCATCGTAAAGCGAAAAACCCCGAGGACCCAGGTCATGTCCCAGAAGGTCGCCAAAGTCTTCGCTCGGGCCGTCGCCGAGCGGAACGATAAGATCAAAGTGAAAAAGGTCATCGGCGCCGAAGTGGTCGGCATCACCGCCTGCCCCTGTGCACAGGAGCTCATGAAGACCCGGGCGGAGGCCGAGATGCATAACCTCGGCATCGAGGAGGCGAAGATCGAGATGTTCCTGGAGCGCGTTCCCATGGCCACGCACAACCAGCGCGGCCGCGGGACGATAACCATCGAATTCATGGGCGAATACAAGGCTCCCCTGGACACCATAATCGAGATCATCGAGAAGTCCATGAGCACGACCAGCTTCGAGCTCCTCAAGCGGCCCGACGAGATGGAGGTCGTCAGCAACGCCCATGCCAACCCGAAGTTCGTCGAGGACTGCGTGCGTGACATGGCCAAGTACGTGCTGGCCTCGTTCCCAGAGCTGCCGGATGATACCGTCATTACCTTAAAGCAGGTCAACGAGGAGAGTATCCACCAGCATAACGCCTTCGCCGAGCTCAAGACAACCATGGCCCAACTCCGCGAAGAGATCAAGGCGTATTAA